One part of the Longimicrobium sp. genome encodes these proteins:
- a CDS encoding polyamine aminopropyltransferase: MDAGPRGGGGRGVQVALFLTVLLIAACGLVYELVAGALSSYLLGDSVTQFSTVIGTYLFAMGVGSHLSRYVTRGLAWRFVTVELMVAVVGGFSATALFLAFAWTDAFRLVLYALVIVIGALVGLEIPLLMRILRNRYDFKDVVANVLTFDYLGALGASLLFPILLVPRLGMVRSALAFGVVNALVALWSTHLFRDSLPRRRTLQALCAAALVVLGTGVWAAEKITRSAEADIYADPVVFSRDSRYQRIVLTAFHDDLRLFLNGHLQFSSRDEYRYHEALVHPGLAALLGARRVLVLGGGDGLAVREILRYPGVSVTLVDLDPEMTHIFRTNRTLVGLNRGSLNSPRVRVINADAFVWLGSNREMFDFVVVDFPDPSNYAVGKLYTTAFYRALQTHLSRDGLVVVQSTSPMFARTAFWSIERTLHASGLRTWPYHLYVPSFGEWGFVMAGRGDYTLPTALPSGLRFLTLSSLAPLFQFPADLQPVPAEANRLDDQALVRYYGDEWKQIER, encoded by the coding sequence GGCGGGGCGTGCAGGTGGCGCTCTTCCTGACCGTGCTGCTGATCGCCGCCTGCGGGCTGGTGTACGAGCTGGTGGCCGGCGCGCTCAGCAGCTACCTGCTGGGCGACAGCGTCACCCAGTTCTCCACCGTCATCGGCACCTACCTCTTCGCCATGGGCGTGGGGAGCCACCTGTCGCGCTACGTCACGCGCGGGCTGGCGTGGCGCTTCGTCACCGTGGAGCTGATGGTGGCGGTGGTGGGCGGCTTCTCGGCCACGGCGCTCTTCCTGGCCTTCGCCTGGACCGACGCCTTCCGCCTGGTGCTGTACGCGCTGGTGATTGTGATCGGCGCGCTGGTGGGGCTGGAGATCCCGCTGCTGATGCGCATCCTGCGCAACCGCTACGACTTCAAGGACGTGGTGGCCAACGTCCTGACCTTCGACTACCTGGGCGCGCTGGGCGCCTCGCTCCTCTTCCCCATCCTCCTCGTCCCCCGCCTGGGGATGGTGCGCTCGGCGCTGGCGTTCGGGGTGGTGAACGCGCTGGTGGCGCTGTGGAGCACGCACCTCTTCCGCGACTCGCTTCCCCGCCGCCGCACGCTGCAGGCGCTGTGCGCGGCGGCGCTCGTCGTGCTGGGCACGGGCGTCTGGGCCGCGGAGAAGATCACGCGCTCGGCCGAGGCCGACATCTACGCCGACCCGGTGGTCTTCTCCCGCGACTCGCGCTACCAGCGCATCGTGCTCACCGCCTTCCACGACGACCTGCGGCTCTTCCTGAACGGCCACCTGCAGTTCAGCTCGCGCGACGAGTACCGCTACCACGAGGCGCTGGTGCACCCGGGGCTCGCCGCGCTTCTGGGCGCGCGCCGCGTGCTGGTCCTGGGCGGCGGCGACGGGCTGGCGGTGCGCGAGATCCTGCGCTACCCCGGAGTCTCGGTCACGCTGGTGGACCTGGACCCGGAGATGACGCACATCTTCCGCACCAACCGCACGCTGGTGGGGCTGAACCGCGGCTCGCTGAACTCGCCGCGCGTGCGCGTGATCAACGCCGACGCGTTCGTGTGGCTGGGGTCGAACCGCGAGATGTTCGACTTCGTGGTGGTCGACTTTCCCGATCCCAGCAACTACGCGGTCGGGAAGCTGTACACCACCGCCTTCTACCGCGCGCTGCAGACGCATCTTTCCCGCGACGGGCTGGTGGTGGTCCAGAGCACGTCGCCCATGTTCGCGCGCACCGCGTTCTGGAGCATCGAGCGCACGCTGCACGCGTCGGGGCTGCGCACCTGGCCCTACCATCTCTACGTGCCGTCGTTCGGCGAGTGGGGGTTCGTGATGGCCGGCCGCGGCGATTACACGCTTCCCACCGCGCTGCCGTCCGGGCTGCGCTTCCTGACGCTCTCCTCCCTCGCCCCCCTCTTCCAGTTCCCCGCCGACCTGCAGCCGGTGCCCGCCGAGGCCAACCGGCTCGACGACCAGGCGCTCGTGCGCTACTACGGCGACGAGTGGAAGCAGATCGAGCGGTGA